The Paenibacillus swuensis genome contains the following window.
TTGATCCCGAAGTGTATGAGCTGCAGACAGAATTACCGGAGGTGCCCGAAGGCTACTGGGACGCACAACAGCAAGCCGCAACTTGCATGAGTGTCCTTCATGGGAACGCGGAACTGGCCTACGTAAACATGGTTCTATTGAACAGCGCCGTTCGCTTATGGATTGCTGAGAAAGCCGAATCCATTGAACAAGGCGTATACATTGCCAAGGGCGCGCTTGAAAGCGGAGATGCTTTAAGACAGTTTGAAGCTTGGCAGCATGGAGTCATGAAATATTCATAGAGATTTATTTTTAGAAATGTAAAGTTTGTGTTAAACTGTCTAGGTACATTTAACGGTTAGACAGGAGAGATTCGTTTTCTATGTTAATTATTGGGATTGCAGGCGGCACCGGATCGGGTAAAACCTCGGTTGCGCGCTCCATTATGGATAAAATGGGAAATAACGACGCCGTTCTTATTTCTCAAGACAGTTACTATCTGGACCATGCTGAACTTACCATGGAAGAACGGGAACAAATCAATTATGACCACCCAAATGCGTTTGACAATGAATTGTTGTTGAAGCATTTATCCGCCTTGCGAAGCGGTCAAAGCGTTGATATTCCGGTATATGACTTTACCGTTCATGCCCGGTCTACGGCGACGGAGCTTGTGGAACCTAAACAGGTAGTTTTGGTTGAGGGTCTTCATGTCCTATCCGACGAAAACCTTCGTTCCGGCTTGGATATCAAGGTATTTGTGGATACGGATGCGGACATCCGAATTCTTCGCAGGGTCGTGCGCGACATTCAAGAACGCGGACGGTCATTGCAATCGGTGGTGGATCAATACATGATGACGGTGAAACCGATGCATGACGCTTTTATTGAGCCCTCCAAGAAACATGCGGATATTATCATCCCGGAAGGGGCCGAGAACCAAATCGGCATATCCATGTTAACCACCCTTACGGATCGATATCGTAAGCATGGCAAGCTTTAATTCATTAGAACAGGCTGTTCTCTCAAGTTGAGTACATCAACTTTGAAGGAACAGCCTTCTTTTTTGGGGACTATCATGATCCGATTCGAATGCGCATCTTCTTTCTTCCCTTGCTTTTGTCCGATTTCAGAGCCCCCTTGTTGGGGTGAATGGCAAACATGGCGATAATAGCCGCAAACAGACATGCTCCTGAAACGGTGTAGAACATGGCATGTTTTGAAACATTAAGCAAAATAGAAACCGCAGGCGGACCGATCGCAACGCCGATAAATCGCATCGAGCTGTAAAGGGATGTAATCGTGCCTCGTTGTTTCTTATCTATTCCCTCTGTAATAAACGCGTCTAAGCTAGGCAGTACCAACCCCATCCCCAGTCCCGAAATACATAACAACGCGATGATCCATGGTACGGAATGGACCAGAAATCCGCAGGCGAATACCGCTCCGGTCAACACGGCGGTACCGATGAAAGTGAGCCATTTCATGAGAATTTTGTTTTGCCCTATTTTTCGGCCTGTAAAGAAAGAAGACACACATAATGCGGCCAAGGGAATCGCAAGTACAACACCTTTAAGCACCCCTTTAATGCCATACACCGCCTCCAACTCATCCGATAAATAAAACAGCGTGCCAAAAATAACAAACATACATATGCCGCCAATGGCGAAGATTGCGTAAAGCCAGCGCCCTTTTTCAGTAAATATGTAGCGAACGGAGGCCAGAAATGACTTTAGCTTCACGGGTTTACCCGGCTCCTTTTCCGGAGACTTCACCAGAAAGAGCACCATCAGGATCGAGATTACACAAAATACGGGAATGAACAGAAAAGGCAAATACCATAAGAACGAGGCAAGAAAGGAACCCAGGATGGGACTCAGGACCTTACCCAAGGTGTTCGATGTCTCCACAATACCTAATCCCTGACTGACATCCTTCTCCCTTTTAAACAAATCTCCGATTAAAGGTAACACAATGGGCGCCGCGCCTGCCGCACCGATTCCTTGAAGCACCCTCCCTGCCAGAATCATCGCATATGGCTCATCGATCCACCAACTGGCCAAACCTGACACAAGCCCGCCTAACCCTGCAGCGATCAAACTTGGAATGATGACAGCCTTACGACCATATCGATCAGATAAATATCCCGCAATCGGAATTAACAAAATAGCCACGGCAGAATACACCGTGATGAGCAGACTTACTTGCAAGGAAGTAATGCCCAGACGGGTACGAATGGCCGGCAGTACCGGAATGAGCATGGAATTGCCCAGAGTCATGATAAGCGGGATCGAGGCGACGGATGCCAGGTCCCATTTTTTGTCCGCTTCCATTGGGGGAGAATCATCCTTTATTGTGTGCCATTTCACTCCGGCGGTCCGGTTGTCAACGTACAGTATGCCTCAAATCAGGAAGATTTATCATTTTTATGGAGTGAAGTCTTTTCAAGCTAGACAAAATACGGTAATATATAGGGGTGGTGTGAAAATAGTTTACATTAAGGGGTAGGTGTACTATCATGTTAGATGCTTTAAAACTTGATGCTTACGAGAAGTTTAACATGCCGCAAGATGCGGACGTCTACTCGTTTCTGGAAATGTATATCGCGAAGCGGATGCAGCAGGTTGCCGATATTGAGAAGGCCGTGGAACGCTACGAAAAGCGCAGAATTAAAGAAGAGCAGGTCTATCAAAGCATGTCAGGTATTCGCAAAATGTTAACAGGTAAGAAACCGGATCATCATCTGGCAGTTGAGCATATCCATTACGTGAAGAAGCCCTTGGAAACCGCACGCCGAATTCGCGGGGAAATTGAAACCGCACGAGCTATGCTGACAGAGCAATAATGTTAAAGTCCCTGGAGTTTAGGGGGCTTTTTTTATGCGTGTGCCACGTTATCCCTTTAACTCAGAGCTCCCTTTCCACTCGGTCCGCAAGCTCCTTTTGGTCCCTTGTCCCACTCAGTTTGTTGGCTTGTTGGTCCTTTGTCCCGTTCACTCAGTTTCTTAATAGTTACCTTTGGCACTTATCCCGTTCACTCAGTGCGCGTCTCCAGTCCGTCCTTATCCCGTTCACTCAGTTTCGACTGCCAATTTTAACACTTATCCCACTCGCTCAGTTCTTTGGTTTACTCAGTTTTTTGTAAAATCGCTTCTGACTCAAGGGGATAGGCACTAAAAGTGGATGGCTATATAGATGGTAATAAACAACAGGCTCCCCTCCCCAATCTCAGCAAATGGGATAAAGTGTACTGACTGAAAGGGATGATACCTAAACGGAGAAACAAGCATACTTGGACAAAAAAAGAGGCAACAGGCAATAACCCGTTGTCCCCTAATCCTAATCATTTCCCGATCATCTTCGACAAATCGATAAAATCGTCTTCTTGGCTGTAAGCCGGCACGCCATGAATACCAACATCCAGGCCGACCAACTCCTCGTCGGCTGTGACACGCACCGGCACGATGGCGGCAATCGCCTTAAGCGCTAACCAGGTCAGACCGAAGCCCCAAGCGCTAACCACCACAAGACCGAGTGCCTGCGCGCCGAGGAGCTGCCATCCCCCGCCATACAACAATCCGGCCGTATCCAACCCGAACTTGGCGGTGAATTCCGGTATGGCGAACAAACCCACGGCAAGCGTGCCTATACTGCCGCTAATGCCATGTACCGCGAAAGCGCCGACAGGGTCGTCGATGCCCCGGCGCTCCAATGCCTCCGTGGCGAACACCATCGCCACGCCGCAGATCGCGCCAATCAGAATCGCCGCTACATCGGACACGTACGCGCATCCCGCGGTAATCCCCACTAGACCCGCCAACGCGCCGTTAATGACCATCGGCGGGTCGGATTTGCGATAGCGCAGCATGGTGAATAATATACATGTCGCACCCCCTGCCGAGGCAGCCAACATCGTTGTTACCGCAATGTGGCCAATCGCTTCATAGAAATTGGCAGCGCTCAAGGTGCTCCCCGAATTGAACCCAAACCAGCCAAACCAAAGAATGAACGCCCCCACAGATGCCAAAGGTAAATTAGAAGGCGGCACAATGTTCGCGGAACCATCCGTGTTAAATTTACCGATCCGCGGTCCTATGACGATGGTTGCCGCCAAAGCGGAGAAACCGCCTAAAGCATGAATAACCGCGGAACCCGCGAAGTCAATCATCCCCAGCTTTCCGAGCCAGCCGCCGATTCCCCATACCCAGTGACCCGCAATCGGATAAATGAGTCCGGTCATTGCGATTGTATACAGAATATAAGCCTTAAAGTTAATTCGTTCAGCCACCGCGCCTGACACTATGGATATGACAGCAATGACAAACGCGCATTGAAACAACCAATAGGTTTCATGCGAAATCATATATTGAATATGACTCAGGTCACCATTCAGCAGAAAACCGCTTGTTCCGATCAGACCTCCGGCATCCTTGCCGTACATGAAAGCAAATCCAAAAGCGAAGAAAATTAAAGCTCCAAACGTAATATCCACAAACACTTTCATTATGATGCTTACCGCATTCTTCTGCCTGACGAAACCAGCCTCCAGCAACGCGAATCCGCCCTCCATGAGCAAGATCATGGCCGCTGTCAATACGACCCAGACCGTATCCAGGCCGCCGGCAAGTTGTTCGATGGTCATTGTTCTCCATCCCCCATGTGAATAAAGTTGACTTGTCTTTAGCCACCTCATTATAAATATACAATGAGAAAGATGTCAACGAGGAATGTTAGGATTAATGACGTCGAGTTTCTGAAAAAGCGAACATTTCACTTAAATATCAGCTGCTAAAATCGCTTTTCCACGCGGCAAATCTCCATAAGCATCAGGTTCCAGTGTAATCGCGATTTGATCATAATCAGGCACAGCCGGTTCCAGAGTAAAGAAGATAGCCCCACTGCCCTTCCGGGATTGGAATGTACCTGCATTCACTACTTTATCTCCTTTAATGAGCCAAACCTGGAACGCCTCTTCCGTTTGCAACTCCGGTAAATTCTCGGCCGATACAATCAAATGTGTACCCTTGGAATTAATCATGATCGTTGCTAACCCTTTGGCAACCAAGCCTTCCGCAGCGGGATTCAACGTTACAACTTCATTCGTTTTGGCCCCTTGAATAGGCGAATTTAGTCCGTCCGCGATGGGCTGAAGCCGGTTGATTTCATTAGAAAATTTAATGTTATAGAAGCAGGAAATTGCCACCGCCGCCACCAATCCGATATTCGCTACACTTTTCCAATCATAACGTTTTGGTCGGGATGGACTGACATTTTCTTTCAGAACCTGCACCTTCTCAACCACAGCCTGCTGTTCCCTAGTAAGAGAAGCAGGAGATGCCGGTTTAATCACCGTTTCAGGTGGCGCTGGCTCTGTTCCTTTTGTCTGTTCCGTGTCACCTGCAGTAAAGGATTCTCCAAGCACATTGCTCATGATCCTTGCGCGCATGCCGGAGGGCACTTCCACTTCTGGAGCAGCGTAAGGCAAGAGATCTACAATACTCTGCAATTCCTGTAATCCATTCTTGCATTCATTGCAGGTTGATAGATGTTTCAAAAAAGCAGCTTTATCGCTTTCATCCAACCCATCAATCACATACAACTCCAAATCGTCACAAGGCTTCTTATCCTGCTCTCTCATTTCCATGCCTCCTCCTTTCCACCGCTGGTAAGAATCTGTTTCAGTTGCTTAATCGCCAACCGCACCCTGCTCTTGACGGTCCCCAGTGGAATTTCCTGTTGACTGGAAACCTCCTGCTGCGTGTAGCCCCCAAAGTAAATCATTTCAATCACCTGCTGTTGGTCTTTGTTGAGAGACTGCAGCGCCGCCCGCACCTCTTCGCCTATCAATTTATTCTCGATTTCCGCTTCCGTGTTCGTATTGCGGTCGGCGTATTGTTGTAATTTCTCCGGTTCAGTCATCTGTTTAACGGTACGGTTTTCTTTCTTACGTAGTCCGTCAATGGCAATATTACGGGTTAAAGTAAACATCCATGTCGTCCATTTGCCTTGGGCAGGATCATAATGCTCAGCTGCGTTCCAGATACGGAAAAACAATTCTTGTACGATCTCCTCCGCCTGCATCGCGTCTTTCACCATACGATAAGCAAAAGCGTATACCGGCTTCTCATAGCGATCATACAGCTGCTGCAGCGCTTCCGCGTCTTTCGCGGCAATCCGCTCCAGAAGGTCCGTATCGGCTAATCTATCAATCATTCTGGGATACCCCTTTCTGACAAGTATCCTCCCATTATATACTTCGCAGAAAGATCTTTGTTGGATGACTTTTATGGAATTATATATTTTTCATGAAAAGTGATCCAACATCCATTATTTTCCGTACTTCCAAAAGAGGGTAGAAAATCACTTCCTAAGATTAGTCTGATTTAAGGAGTAAACGATGAGAGAACCTTTTCCGGAACAACCAGAAATCAAGCTTCCCCCTATAGCCACGAACTCAACCACCAACAGGCGCAGCAGTAAACGAGCTTCCTCCCATCTAGGAATTCGTCATCACCATGTCCGTATCAATGCCAGACAATATTCACGTCTCCTCGGCGCAAATTCCAAACGAATTCGGTGTGAAAAATAAAACACAAAAAGCAGCCGCCCCGTAAGGGAACAGGCTGCTTTGTATTTGGACCTTAAATCATGGTGTTACATCGAATTCAGTTTGCTTTGCAGCTGCTCTTTAGAGAAAGGCTCGCCAATAAATACAGCTACGTCCCCAATCTCACCCTGCGGGTTGATCTTCGTGAACTCCGCTTGTCTGTATGCGAATTGAAACAAGTAACGGCTCGCCGTGTCCGAGAAAGTTACGATACCTTTGGCTCGATGAATTTCCGGAGGCAGTGCTTGCAGAAATGCTTCGAACGCATAGCTGTCAACAGGTCCCGTTAATGGATGGGTGTAGACCAACATGTGATGATGGCCGTGAACAGATCCGTCTGATTCCCTGGAATCTTCAGTTGCCTCCTTATTCTGTAATACGGTGTTGCCGATCAATAAAGCCGGATCAATCTGACAACGAATCGCAGGAATGATGGGCGCCCGCTTGTTCCAGTCCTCAAGCGCTTCTCTCACTCTTTCAACATCCTCTAAGTTTACCAGATCTGTCTTATTTAATATCAATAGGGAGGCGCAACGAATCTGATCTTGCATAAGGCGGAAAGTCGGCCCTTTACCTTTAGCCAATAGTTCAGATAGATGATAGGCGTCAACCACGGTAATGACACCCTTCAGCTCAATAGGCTTATACAGCGATAACTCAGCCAACTCATCCAGTACTTCCATC
Protein-coding sequences here:
- the udk gene encoding uridine kinase, coding for MLIIGIAGGTGSGKTSVARSIMDKMGNNDAVLISQDSYYLDHAELTMEEREQINYDHPNAFDNELLLKHLSALRSGQSVDIPVYDFTVHARSTATELVEPKQVVLVEGLHVLSDENLRSGLDIKVFVDTDADIRILRRVVRDIQERGRSLQSVVDQYMMTVKPMHDAFIEPSKKHADIIIPEGAENQIGISMLTTLTDRYRKHGKL
- a CDS encoding MFS transporter, with translation MEADKKWDLASVASIPLIMTLGNSMLIPVLPAIRTRLGITSLQVSLLITVYSAVAILLIPIAGYLSDRYGRKAVIIPSLIAAGLGGLVSGLASWWIDEPYAMILAGRVLQGIGAAGAAPIVLPLIGDLFKREKDVSQGLGIVETSNTLGKVLSPILGSFLASFLWYLPFLFIPVFCVISILMVLFLVKSPEKEPGKPVKLKSFLASVRYIFTEKGRWLYAIFAIGGICMFVIFGTLFYLSDELEAVYGIKGVLKGVVLAIPLAALCVSSFFTGRKIGQNKILMKWLTFIGTAVLTGAVFACGFLVHSVPWIIALLCISGLGMGLVLPSLDAFITEGIDKKQRGTITSLYSSMRFIGVAIGPPAVSILLNVSKHAMFYTVSGACLFAAIIAMFAIHPNKGALKSDKSKGRKKMRIRIGS
- a CDS encoding ammonium transporter; the encoded protein is MTIEQLAGGLDTVWVVLTAAMILLMEGGFALLEAGFVRQKNAVSIIMKVFVDITFGALIFFAFGFAFMYGKDAGGLIGTSGFLLNGDLSHIQYMISHETYWLFQCAFVIAVISIVSGAVAERINFKAYILYTIAMTGLIYPIAGHWVWGIGGWLGKLGMIDFAGSAVIHALGGFSALAATIVIGPRIGKFNTDGSANIVPPSNLPLASVGAFILWFGWFGFNSGSTLSAANFYEAIGHIAVTTMLAASAGGATCILFTMLRYRKSDPPMVINGALAGLVGITAGCAYVSDVAAILIGAICGVAMVFATEALERRGIDDPVGAFAVHGISGSIGTLAVGLFAIPEFTAKFGLDTAGLLYGGGWQLLGAQALGLVVVSAWGFGLTWLALKAIAAIVPVRVTADEELVGLDVGIHGVPAYSQEDDFIDLSKMIGK
- a CDS encoding anti-sigma factor is translated as MREQDKKPCDDLELYVIDGLDESDKAAFLKHLSTCNECKNGLQELQSIVDLLPYAAPEVEVPSGMRARIMSNVLGESFTAGDTEQTKGTEPAPPETVIKPASPASLTREQQAVVEKVQVLKENVSPSRPKRYDWKSVANIGLVAAVAISCFYNIKFSNEINRLQPIADGLNSPIQGAKTNEVVTLNPAAEGLVAKGLATIMINSKGTHLIVSAENLPELQTEEAFQVWLIKGDKVVNAGTFQSRKGSGAIFFTLEPAVPDYDQIAITLEPDAYGDLPRGKAILAADI
- a CDS encoding RNA polymerase sigma factor produces the protein MIDRLADTDLLERIAAKDAEALQQLYDRYEKPVYAFAYRMVKDAMQAEEIVQELFFRIWNAAEHYDPAQGKWTTWMFTLTRNIAIDGLRKKENRTVKQMTEPEKLQQYADRNTNTEAEIENKLIGEEVRAALQSLNKDQQQVIEMIYFGGYTQQEVSSQQEIPLGTVKSRVRLAIKQLKQILTSGGKEEAWK
- a CDS encoding CobW family GTP-binding protein, which translates into the protein MSKMTSIYLLSGFLGSGKTTLLTGMMEYWNTQGIKAAVLMNELGEVNLDGVVVGQDVPMKELLSGCICCTVRGDFGYQLHELMEEHEPDVVLVESTGVANPMEVLDELAELSLYKPIELKGVITVVDAYHLSELLAKGKGPTFRLMQDQIRCASLLILNKTDLVNLEDVERVREALEDWNKRAPIIPAIRCQIDPALLIGNTVLQNKEATEDSRESDGSVHGHHHMLVYTHPLTGPVDSYAFEAFLQALPPEIHRAKGIVTFSDTASRYLFQFAYRQAEFTKINPQGEIGDVAVFIGEPFSKEQLQSKLNSM